Proteins from one Peromyscus eremicus unplaced genomic scaffold, PerEre_H2_v1 PerEre#2#chr22_unloc_1, whole genome shotgun sequence genomic window:
- the LOC131900694 gene encoding zinc finger protein 14-like isoform X2, whose translation MEIRDEPAPPQTKQRYREPVTFEDVAVNFTSGEWTLLDSSQRKLYRDVMKENFLNLISIEKTQEDVEEDYQNLRRNLGSQVVEKDGEYEHDSQCEKTQQEIPEHIVNEDIPPVITLYENSLCVRNLLGNLPSDVHLSDQTKEKPFEDKEPVEKAFKHEKSWEDMGHSESFQVHESSREKSCENQQCNTACGNLHCDQDQERTYTGNKHNENAFTNYEHGQIDERIHTEVKPFVCKQCGEAFVNSSHLISHERIHIVEKCYICKQCGKTFRYLSCFQKHERIHSGERPYACEQCGKGFIQLKYLLMHQRMHTGENYYECKHCEEIFTISSADNVHEKIHCGEKPYSCKHCGKAFTSPNDYNSCERIHTGENPFVCKKCGKAFKRLGHFMNHERIHTGEKPYACKHCGKAFTSSSDRNSHERIHTGEKPFVCKTCGKAFSRSDYLINHRRIHTGEKPYACKYCGKAFATSSDRNSHERIHTGERSFLCKKCGKVFILSGDLIKHERIHTGEKPYACKHCGKAFTTSSARNSHERIHTGEKPYTCKHCTKTFTTSSTRNSHEKTHTAEKHFACNLCEKTFNSQSSYYTHKKIHSMKEKLYVCKHCGKEFTYCGNFLKHERIHTIENLSM comes from the exons GAGCCCGTGACCTTTGAGGATGTGGCTGTGAACTTTACCTCAGGAGAGTGGACTTTATTGGATTCTAGTCAAAGAAAGCTCTACAGAGATGTGATGAAGGAAAACTTTCTGAACCTGATCTCCATAG AGAAAACACAAGAAGATGTTGAAGAGGATTACCAGAATCTCAGGAGAAATCTGGG aagtcaGGTGGTTGAGAAAGATGGTGAATATGAACATGATAGTCAGTGTGAAAAAACCCAGCAAGAGATTCCAGAACATATTGTTAATGAGGACATTCCTCCTGTTATAACATTATATGAAAACAGTTTGTGTGTAAGAAACCTCCTTGGTAATTTACCCTCAGATGTGCACCTCAGTGATCAAACTAAAGAGAAACCATTTGAGGATAAGGAACCTGTGGAGAAGGCTTTTAAACATGAGAAATCTTGGGAAGATATGGGTCATTCTGAGTCATTTCAAGTACATGAAAGTTccagagagaaatcctgtgaaAATCAACAATGTAATACAGCTTGTGGGAATCTCCATTGTGATCAGGATCAGGAGAGAACTTATACTGGAAATAAGCACAATGAGAATGCCTTTACAAACTACGAACATGGCCAGATAGATGAAAGAATCCATACTGAAGTAAAACCATTTGTGTGTAAGCAATGTGGAGAAGCCTTTGTTAATTCCAGTCACCTTATCAGTCATGAACGAATTCATATTGTAGAGAAGTGTTACATTTGCAAACAATGTGGAAAAACATTTAGATATTTGTCATGCTTTCAAAAACATGAAAGAATTCACAGTGGAGAGAGGCCTTATGCCTGTGAGCAATGTGGGAAAGGATTTATTCAGTTGAAATACCTTCTCATGCACCAAAGAATGCACACTGGAGAGAATTATTATGAATGCAAACATTGTGAAGAAATCTTCACTATTTCCAGTGCTGATAATGTTCATGAAAAAATTCACTGTGGAGAGAAGCCGTATTCATGTAAGCATTGCGGAAAAGCGTTCACTAGTCCCAATGACTATAATAGCTGTGAAAggattcacactggagagaatcCCTTTGTATGTAAAAAATGTGGGAAAGCATTCAAACGTTTGGGTCATTTTATGaaccatgaaagaattcatactggagagaagccttatgCATGTAAACATTGTGGAAAAGCCTTCACCAGTTCCAGTGACCGTAACAGTCATgaaagaatacacactggagagaaaccctttgtATGTAAAACATGTGGGAAAGCATTCAGTCGTTCTGATTATCTTATCAACCATAGAAGgatacacactggagagaagccttatgCATGTAAGTATTGTGGAAAAGCCTTTGCTACTTCCAGCGACAGAAACagccatgaaagaattcatactggtgAGAGATCCTTTCTATGTAAAAAATGTGGAAAAGTATTCATTCTTTCTGGTGATCTAATCAAGCATGaaagaattcacactggagagaagccttatgCATGCAAACATTGTGGAAAAGCTTTCACCACTTCAAGTGCCCGTAACAGTCATGagagaattcacactggagagaagccttatACATGTAAGCATTGCACAAAAACTTTCACCACTTCCAGTACCCGTAACAGTCATGAAAAAACTCACACTGCAGAGAAGCATTTTGCATGTAACCTTTGTGAGAAAACCTTTAATAGTCAGAGTTCCTATTATACTCATAAAAAAATTCATTCTATGAAAGAGAAACTTTATGTATGTAAACACTGTGGGAAAGAATTCACTTATTGTGGTAATTTCCTCAAGCATGAAAGAATTCACACTATAGAAAACTTGTCCATGTGA
- the LOC131900694 gene encoding zinc finger protein 14-like isoform X3 — MRPKQEMEPVTFEDVAVNFTSGEWTLLDSSQRKLYRDVMKENFLNLISIEKTQEDVEEDYQNLRRNLGSQVVEKDGEYEHDSQCEKTQQEIPEHIVNEDIPPVITLYENSLCVRNLLGNLPSDVHLSDQTKEKPFEDKEPVEKAFKHEKSWEDMGHSESFQVHESSREKSCENQQCNTACGNLHCDQDQERTYTGNKHNENAFTNYEHGQIDERIHTEVKPFVCKQCGEAFVNSSHLISHERIHIVEKCYICKQCGKTFRYLSCFQKHERIHSGERPYACEQCGKGFIQLKYLLMHQRMHTGENYYECKHCEEIFTISSADNVHEKIHCGEKPYSCKHCGKAFTSPNDYNSCERIHTGENPFVCKKCGKAFKRLGHFMNHERIHTGEKPYACKHCGKAFTSSSDRNSHERIHTGEKPFVCKTCGKAFSRSDYLINHRRIHTGEKPYACKYCGKAFATSSDRNSHERIHTGERSFLCKKCGKVFILSGDLIKHERIHTGEKPYACKHCGKAFTTSSARNSHERIHTGEKPYTCKHCTKTFTTSSTRNSHEKTHTAEKHFACNLCEKTFNSQSSYYTHKKIHSMKEKLYVCKHCGKEFTYCGNFLKHERIHTIENLSM; from the exons GAGCCCGTGACCTTTGAGGATGTGGCTGTGAACTTTACCTCAGGAGAGTGGACTTTATTGGATTCTAGTCAAAGAAAGCTCTACAGAGATGTGATGAAGGAAAACTTTCTGAACCTGATCTCCATAG AGAAAACACAAGAAGATGTTGAAGAGGATTACCAGAATCTCAGGAGAAATCTGGG aagtcaGGTGGTTGAGAAAGATGGTGAATATGAACATGATAGTCAGTGTGAAAAAACCCAGCAAGAGATTCCAGAACATATTGTTAATGAGGACATTCCTCCTGTTATAACATTATATGAAAACAGTTTGTGTGTAAGAAACCTCCTTGGTAATTTACCCTCAGATGTGCACCTCAGTGATCAAACTAAAGAGAAACCATTTGAGGATAAGGAACCTGTGGAGAAGGCTTTTAAACATGAGAAATCTTGGGAAGATATGGGTCATTCTGAGTCATTTCAAGTACATGAAAGTTccagagagaaatcctgtgaaAATCAACAATGTAATACAGCTTGTGGGAATCTCCATTGTGATCAGGATCAGGAGAGAACTTATACTGGAAATAAGCACAATGAGAATGCCTTTACAAACTACGAACATGGCCAGATAGATGAAAGAATCCATACTGAAGTAAAACCATTTGTGTGTAAGCAATGTGGAGAAGCCTTTGTTAATTCCAGTCACCTTATCAGTCATGAACGAATTCATATTGTAGAGAAGTGTTACATTTGCAAACAATGTGGAAAAACATTTAGATATTTGTCATGCTTTCAAAAACATGAAAGAATTCACAGTGGAGAGAGGCCTTATGCCTGTGAGCAATGTGGGAAAGGATTTATTCAGTTGAAATACCTTCTCATGCACCAAAGAATGCACACTGGAGAGAATTATTATGAATGCAAACATTGTGAAGAAATCTTCACTATTTCCAGTGCTGATAATGTTCATGAAAAAATTCACTGTGGAGAGAAGCCGTATTCATGTAAGCATTGCGGAAAAGCGTTCACTAGTCCCAATGACTATAATAGCTGTGAAAggattcacactggagagaatcCCTTTGTATGTAAAAAATGTGGGAAAGCATTCAAACGTTTGGGTCATTTTATGaaccatgaaagaattcatactggagagaagccttatgCATGTAAACATTGTGGAAAAGCCTTCACCAGTTCCAGTGACCGTAACAGTCATgaaagaatacacactggagagaaaccctttgtATGTAAAACATGTGGGAAAGCATTCAGTCGTTCTGATTATCTTATCAACCATAGAAGgatacacactggagagaagccttatgCATGTAAGTATTGTGGAAAAGCCTTTGCTACTTCCAGCGACAGAAACagccatgaaagaattcatactggtgAGAGATCCTTTCTATGTAAAAAATGTGGAAAAGTATTCATTCTTTCTGGTGATCTAATCAAGCATGaaagaattcacactggagagaagccttatgCATGCAAACATTGTGGAAAAGCTTTCACCACTTCAAGTGCCCGTAACAGTCATGagagaattcacactggagagaagccttatACATGTAAGCATTGCACAAAAACTTTCACCACTTCCAGTACCCGTAACAGTCATGAAAAAACTCACACTGCAGAGAAGCATTTTGCATGTAACCTTTGTGAGAAAACCTTTAATAGTCAGAGTTCCTATTATACTCATAAAAAAATTCATTCTATGAAAGAGAAACTTTATGTATGTAAACACTGTGGGAAAGAATTCACTTATTGTGGTAATTTCCTCAAGCATGAAAGAATTCACACTATAGAAAACTTGTCCATGTGA
- the LOC131900694 gene encoding zinc finger protein 345-like isoform X1, with the protein MEIRDEPAPPQTKQRYRVGDAESGLCCEGTWVEPVTFEDVAVNFTSGEWTLLDSSQRKLYRDVMKENFLNLISIEKTQEDVEEDYQNLRRNLGSQVVEKDGEYEHDSQCEKTQQEIPEHIVNEDIPPVITLYENSLCVRNLLGNLPSDVHLSDQTKEKPFEDKEPVEKAFKHEKSWEDMGHSESFQVHESSREKSCENQQCNTACGNLHCDQDQERTYTGNKHNENAFTNYEHGQIDERIHTEVKPFVCKQCGEAFVNSSHLISHERIHIVEKCYICKQCGKTFRYLSCFQKHERIHSGERPYACEQCGKGFIQLKYLLMHQRMHTGENYYECKHCEEIFTISSADNVHEKIHCGEKPYSCKHCGKAFTSPNDYNSCERIHTGENPFVCKKCGKAFKRLGHFMNHERIHTGEKPYACKHCGKAFTSSSDRNSHERIHTGEKPFVCKTCGKAFSRSDYLINHRRIHTGEKPYACKYCGKAFATSSDRNSHERIHTGERSFLCKKCGKVFILSGDLIKHERIHTGEKPYACKHCGKAFTTSSARNSHERIHTGEKPYTCKHCTKTFTTSSTRNSHEKTHTAEKHFACNLCEKTFNSQSSYYTHKKIHSMKEKLYVCKHCGKEFTYCGNFLKHERIHTIENLSM; encoded by the exons GAGCCCGTGACCTTTGAGGATGTGGCTGTGAACTTTACCTCAGGAGAGTGGACTTTATTGGATTCTAGTCAAAGAAAGCTCTACAGAGATGTGATGAAGGAAAACTTTCTGAACCTGATCTCCATAG AGAAAACACAAGAAGATGTTGAAGAGGATTACCAGAATCTCAGGAGAAATCTGGG aagtcaGGTGGTTGAGAAAGATGGTGAATATGAACATGATAGTCAGTGTGAAAAAACCCAGCAAGAGATTCCAGAACATATTGTTAATGAGGACATTCCTCCTGTTATAACATTATATGAAAACAGTTTGTGTGTAAGAAACCTCCTTGGTAATTTACCCTCAGATGTGCACCTCAGTGATCAAACTAAAGAGAAACCATTTGAGGATAAGGAACCTGTGGAGAAGGCTTTTAAACATGAGAAATCTTGGGAAGATATGGGTCATTCTGAGTCATTTCAAGTACATGAAAGTTccagagagaaatcctgtgaaAATCAACAATGTAATACAGCTTGTGGGAATCTCCATTGTGATCAGGATCAGGAGAGAACTTATACTGGAAATAAGCACAATGAGAATGCCTTTACAAACTACGAACATGGCCAGATAGATGAAAGAATCCATACTGAAGTAAAACCATTTGTGTGTAAGCAATGTGGAGAAGCCTTTGTTAATTCCAGTCACCTTATCAGTCATGAACGAATTCATATTGTAGAGAAGTGTTACATTTGCAAACAATGTGGAAAAACATTTAGATATTTGTCATGCTTTCAAAAACATGAAAGAATTCACAGTGGAGAGAGGCCTTATGCCTGTGAGCAATGTGGGAAAGGATTTATTCAGTTGAAATACCTTCTCATGCACCAAAGAATGCACACTGGAGAGAATTATTATGAATGCAAACATTGTGAAGAAATCTTCACTATTTCCAGTGCTGATAATGTTCATGAAAAAATTCACTGTGGAGAGAAGCCGTATTCATGTAAGCATTGCGGAAAAGCGTTCACTAGTCCCAATGACTATAATAGCTGTGAAAggattcacactggagagaatcCCTTTGTATGTAAAAAATGTGGGAAAGCATTCAAACGTTTGGGTCATTTTATGaaccatgaaagaattcatactggagagaagccttatgCATGTAAACATTGTGGAAAAGCCTTCACCAGTTCCAGTGACCGTAACAGTCATgaaagaatacacactggagagaaaccctttgtATGTAAAACATGTGGGAAAGCATTCAGTCGTTCTGATTATCTTATCAACCATAGAAGgatacacactggagagaagccttatgCATGTAAGTATTGTGGAAAAGCCTTTGCTACTTCCAGCGACAGAAACagccatgaaagaattcatactggtgAGAGATCCTTTCTATGTAAAAAATGTGGAAAAGTATTCATTCTTTCTGGTGATCTAATCAAGCATGaaagaattcacactggagagaagccttatgCATGCAAACATTGTGGAAAAGCTTTCACCACTTCAAGTGCCCGTAACAGTCATGagagaattcacactggagagaagccttatACATGTAAGCATTGCACAAAAACTTTCACCACTTCCAGTACCCGTAACAGTCATGAAAAAACTCACACTGCAGAGAAGCATTTTGCATGTAACCTTTGTGAGAAAACCTTTAATAGTCAGAGTTCCTATTATACTCATAAAAAAATTCATTCTATGAAAGAGAAACTTTATGTATGTAAACACTGTGGGAAAGAATTCACTTATTGTGGTAATTTCCTCAAGCATGAAAGAATTCACACTATAGAAAACTTGTCCATGTGA